A window from Vigna angularis cultivar LongXiaoDou No.4 chromosome 7, ASM1680809v1, whole genome shotgun sequence encodes these proteins:
- the LOC108337935 gene encoding uncharacterized protein LOC108337935 isoform X4, giving the protein MEMLKMTVTQMWLIQKHQSHSLWQTRYLLTILILLLFHHQSSLHIIQVHGNIAEDIEADVAENVSLSTSGSLVPEGGETHDHASAPVSILSQPAPGTTVAGQSVSEREGEKRAELLLLSQGIPNTSVMQTREDQVTDLGAMQEADGLVMEKFCQPTDLVIDGQRELLLSEVGESDQSLPGISLEKARIEDASHEAEQLSESIEFLSSQEDILSDKLSGFDEGQGDDIAASGTSVRNLEREVLPSSYHEEIPLQCNQEQNSEVVLIEHDGGLQEGFNQQCPHDGLAIEDPKSRGAHEFDPSRPLDVPSVFDANSINLLQLAEIIRGLSEEECQFLIEARGVESDLDPLASRSILLDHDISEAFQSLKEELFLENLMKNIFNTQLAELLESDNQGQQLVDEIYQLRASYNEVNGKNQYLSEELDNCRVDLHDISSKNVELQNQFNAAMAEVEALSARVVELQNNFDMSQKDSLELSKELADCRGLISSLQVEKKGMNETLDSTNDEKSKLLEEKESHLFEIKNLESELADLKISMEGVKLEKSNLVDRISSVTEDRSKIEGEVEHLKHEIDRLSLDLVESKDLVASLQAENSNLNGNLAFSDDKIKNLVDENHSLSSQIIALNEQLSIEKGERFRFEGDLKEASLQLEQISKENVFLNNTLGMHKTQIEDTGKEHSQPLSQPRDLGRQANVVCEQSKGVKIAITEDSLHIDQEPDEGAPVGPHLNRGEREVFDDDLGFVSLKDCLDEAEKVLTMLENAVNELHSHSVSSSRSGEKVSSPVVSKLIQAFESKGHEDEHEGETRDSNFLQSSSNSFKLTKEQIESLKILLSKWKLDVQIAGALFKGERDDRKAGDAKYSDLEDQFEQLKQHCSGLEASNIELAVQYETVKQLLGDIQEKKFLLEELCDTLKQEDARLKAKNNELYEKLGHCQSTISELHTEMNDVKQISSEMASSLGSQLENLQKELTERAMLLEQGWNISMAQIVELVGKLKESVGGVMSTTFSSDTHSNLDITHQLEVSVHAAAEMIFDLQKKLESTYSEHEIMSTSYKEMSSKCDDLLGRNELAVSLLHKMYSDLRKLVVGNGTTIDDKIDVHSEVLPELLNYDSFQPILKHIGNILNEKQELESVTKEMKSEFMHRETELEELKLKCVDLDSVSKLIQDLTGVLNADIPKLDMNKSPLSWLDSLVSSLVQKMREAEIQHHTTKELYGSKEMELAELKEKMHYLDTLRLENENEILVLKESLYQAEEALVVARSELHKKANELEHSEQRVSSVREKLSIAVTKGKGLVVQRDGLKQSLAETSSELERCLQELQLKDTRLHEVETKLKTYEEAGERVEALESELSYIRNSSNALRESFLLKDSMLQRIEEILEDLDLPEQFHSRDTIEKIDWLASSVSGNSLAMNDWEQKDGVAVGSYSDAGYVARDSWKDDSQLQPDSDDFRMKFEELQSKYYGLAEQNEMLEQSLMERNSLLRRWEELVNSVEMPSHLQSMETEDKIECICAALTEANHHIDALQLKIEKYDSYCGMLNTDLEESQRMVSAFQEDLSALTSERVNLSEKVESLLLENERLSLQKREAELEKEKLIKEMTIVKDELEHKTAIKEQLFTTDGKIRKLQDLVVNTLSESDTQNMGFGDANIDSLEELLGKLIEKLKMEQKLSASARETELENGRLLIEITGLKDKLEHKTAIEEQIFTIDGKIRKLQVLVGDALSESDTQNMVFGDANIDSLEELLRKLIEKLKMEQKLSALTRETELENEMLLNEITSLKDKLENKTAIEEQIFTVDGKIRKLQDLVGDALSESDSQNIVSDNAPIDSLEELLGKLIEKLNMERKLSVLTRETELENEKLLKEITSLKDKLEHKTAIEEQIFTLDGKIRKLQDLVGDALSKSDSQNMVSGNEPIDSLEELLGKLIENLKTEQKLSAHTRETELENEKLLNEIANLMDKLEQKAVIEEQIFIIDDKIRKLHDLVCDALPGSETENLVSGSEKIDSLEELLRKLLQNHANLLSMNPAYGVVGDGLRSQKDDGTLCEERSIDVQDKEASIDRYKIDLEKSLNELLHVKEERDRSLDKQISLSGEVEAMTKRIEGLQGLLNQEEHKSASLREKLNVAVRKGKSLVQQRDSLKHTIEEMSVQMEHLKSEITNRDNTLAEHEQRLGQLSTYPDKLEALESESLQLKKHLEETEHHLQEQEYSLKLILNKLGEIEVGGEGYISDPVKKLEQVGKLCSDLHSTVASLEQESRKSKRASELLLAELNEVQERNDSFQEELAKMNAELVDIRRERDSAEASKLEALAHLEKLSSLHEAGKHSHLSDIMELKSNLNLVFKSFGEVHNLLTNAFIFDLESYRKLEAGLESCMKVNSATNMVDSSITKEHWASSNKKGSVPAHPWQDFDAIDQYDTSVENLRLFCHQLQQFITKVSSLKEKISIHSSLAQELDKTLSKLMASIQREMTSQKESCETMKKELSEHDEKLVAFRGIIAYLYEACNNSSIVLENEKAELSGTKVESSDLGMSLETPLFDDDISEEYIKTMADRLLLTVKGFTSIKAEFLDANKKEMKSTIANLQRELQEKDVQRDRICSDLVKQIKDAEAAATSYSQDLEAFKIQEHNLKKEVEAIEAERKILEQKVNELQDRQETTAELEDKMRSQTTLLAAKDQEIEALMHALDEEETQMEELTNKIVDLEKVVEQKNQEIENLEFSRGKVMKKLSITVSKFDELHHLSANLLSEVEKLQSQLQERDTEISFLRQEVTRCTNDVLLASQMSNQRSSDEIFEFLTWVDMVVSHDGAHDIHPDMKSNSQVHECKEILQKKLMSLLSELENLREVVESKDAMLQVERSKVEELNHKTETLETSLHQKELQLNLLEGVEETSKGAGTSSEIVEVEPVMNRWSPSGAFVAPQVRSLRKGNSDHIAIAVDENPGGTSRIEEEDDKVHGFKSLTSSKIVPRFTRPLTDLIDGLWVSCDRTLMRQPVLRLGIILYWAIMHALLAFFVV; this is encoded by the exons ATGGAAATGTTGAAGATGACAGTCACTCAAATGTGGTTAATACAGAAGCATCAGAGTCACAGTCTGTGGCAAACTCGTTACCTCCTGACAATATTGATCCTTCTGTTGTTTCATCATCAGTCGTCACTACATATAATACAG GTTCATGGGAATATTGCTGAAGATATTGAAGCTGATGTGGCAGAGAATGTGTCTTTGAGTACTTCAGGTAGCTTGGTTCCTGAAGGAGGAGAAACACATGATCATGCATCCGCACCTGTTTCTATTTTGTCCCAGCCTGCTCCTGGTACAACTGTAGCGGGTCAGTCAGTTTCAGAAAGAGAGGGTGAAAAGAGGGCAGAATTGTTGCTTTTATCACAGGGTATTCCAAATACGTCTGTGATGCAAACAAGGGAAGATCAGGTAACAGATTTAG GGGCAATGCAGGAGGCAGATGGTTTGGTCATGGAGAAATTTTGTCAACCCACTGATTTGGTGATTGATGGTCAGAGGGAGCTTCTTTTGTCTGAAGTTGGTGAGAGTGACCAGTCTCTTCCGGGAATTTCTTTGGAGAAAGCTAGAATTGAGGATGCATCTCATGAAGCTGAACAACTGAGCGAGTCAATTGAATTTCTCTCTTCTCAAGAGGACATTCTGTCAGATAAGCTTTCAGGTTTTGATGAAGGCCAAGGAGATGATATTGCAGCTTCAGGGACTTCAGTGAGGAATCTGGAGAGAGAAGTATTGCCTAGTTCATATCATGAAGAAATTCCCCTTCAGTGTAATCAAGAACAGAATAGTGAAGTAGTTCTCATTGAACATGATGGGGGACTTCAGGAGGGGTTTAATCAGCAATGCCCTCATGATGGACTTGCAATTGAGGATCCAAAGTCAAGGGGAGCTCATGAGTTTGATCCATCCAGACCATTGGACGTGCCTTCTGTTTTTGATGCAAACTCCATTAACCTGTTGCAGCTGGCTGAAATTATTAGGGGGCTTAGTGAAGAAGAGTGTCAGTTTCTGATTGAGGCAAGAGGAGTGGAGTCTGATTTGGATCCTTTAGCCAGTCGTTCAATTCTATTGGACCATGACATTTCAGAAGCATTTCAGAGTCTCAAAGAAGAATTGTTTCttgaaaatttaatgaaaaatatatttaacactcAACTAGCTGAACTGCTGGAGTCTGATAACCAGGGTCAACAATTGGTTGATGAAATATATCAGCTTCGTGCTTCTTATAATGAAGTTAATGGGAAGAATCAATACCTTAGTGAAGAGCTTGATAATTGCCGTGTTGATCTACATGATATTTCTAGCAAAAATGTGGAACTGCAAAATCAATTTAATGCTGCCATGGCTGAGGTGGAAGCGCTTTCTGCCAGAGTGGTTGAGCTGCAGAATAATTTTGATATGTCTCAAAAAGATTCACTGGAATTATCCAAAGAGTTGGCTGACTGCAGAGGCTTGATCTCAAGTTTACAGGTGGAAAAGAAGGGCATGAATGAAACTCTTGATTCGACAAATGATGAGAAAAGTAAACTTTTGGAGGAGAAGGAATCTCATCTATTTGAAATTAAGAATCTGGAGTCTGAATTAGCTGACTTAAAGATTTCGATGGAAGGAGTAAAACTTGAGAAGTCCAACTTAGTTGATAGGATCTCTTCTGTGACCGAAGATAGGAGTAAGATTGAAGGAGAAGTCGAGCATCTCAAACATGAGATTGATAGGCTGTCATTAGATCTGGTTGAGAGTAAAGATTTGGTGGCAAGTCTACAGGCAGAAAATTCCAACTTAAATGGGAACCTTGCATTTTCAGATGATAAGATTAAAAATCTTGTAGATGAGAATCATAGTCTCTCTTCTCAAATCATTGCCTTAAATGAGCAATTGTCTATTGAAAAGGGGGAACGATTTAGGTTTGAAGGTGACCTTAAAGAAGCCTCATTGCAGTTGGAACAAATTTCCAAGGAAAATGTATTTCTCAATAACACTTTGGGTATGCACAAGACCCAGATAGAAGACACTGGAAAGGAACACAGCCAGCCACTTTCTCAACCCAGGGACCTTGGGCGTCAAGCCAATGTTGTATGTGAACAAAGTAAGGGTGTTAAAATTGCAATTACTGAAGATTCTCTGCATATAGACCAGGAGCCTGATGAAGGTGCACCAGTGGGGCCACATCTGAATAGAGGTGAACGTGAAGTATTTGATGATGATCTTGGGTTTGTTTCATTGAAGGATTGCTTGGATGAGGCAGAGAAAGTTTTGACGATGCTTGAAAATGCAGTTAATGAGTTGCATTCTCATTCAGTGTCCTCCAGCAGATCTGGTGAAAAAGTTTCCTCACCCGTGGTTTCCAAATTGATACAGGCTTTTGAATCAAAAGGACATGAAGATGAGCATGAAGGGGAAACAAGGGATTCCAATTTTCTTCAGTCATCATCAAACTCATTTAAGTTGACCAAAGAACAAATtgaaagtttgaaaatattGCTTTCGAAGTGGAAGCTTGATGTTCAAATTGCGGGTGCATTATTCAAGGGGGAGCGAGATGATCGGAAAGCTGGTGATGCAAAATACAGTGATCTTGAGGACCAGTTTGAACAATTGAAGCAACATTGTTCAGGTTTGGAAGCATCCAACATTGAACTAGCCGTTCAGTATGAAACTGTAAAGCAACTTCTTGGTGATattcaagaaaagaaatttcttcttgAGGAACTCTGTGATACTTTAAAGCAAGAAGATGCCCGTCTCAAAGCCAAAAATAATGAACTTTATGAGAAGCTTGGACATTGTCAATCAACAATTAGTGAATTGCATACTGAAATGAATGATGTGAAACAAATTTCCAGTGAAATGGCTTCTAGTCTTGGCAGTCAACTAGAAAATTTGCAGAAGGAGTTGACAGAGAGGGCAATGCTACTTGAGCAAGGCTGGAATATTTCTATGGCCCAAATTGTTGAGTTAGTTGGGAAGCTGAAAGAATCAGTTGGTGGAGTTATGAGCACAACTTTCTCTTCTGACACCCACAGTAACCTGGATATCACTCATCAGTTAGAAGTTTCAGTTCATGCAGCTGCTGAAATGATTTTTGATCTGCAGAAGAAACTTGAATCTACATATTCAGAACATGAAATAATGAGCACATCATATAAAGAAATGAGTTCAAAATGTGATGATCTGCTTGGGAGGAATGAATTGGCTGTTAGTCTATTGCATAAGATGTACAGTGACCTGAGGAAACTTGTAGTCGGAAATGGCACGACTATAGATGATAAGATAGATGTACATAGTGAAGTGCTTCCTGAACTACTGAACTATGATAGCTTTCAGCCCATCTTGAAACATATTGGGAATATATTGAATGAGAAGCAAGAACTTGAGTCTGTTACCAAGGAGATGAAGTCGGAATTCATGCACAGGGAAACAGAATTGGAAGAATTGAAGCTGAAGTGTGTTGATTTAGATTCTGTTAGTAAGCTAATACAAGATCTGACAGGTGTGCTGAATGCAGATATCCCAAAGCTTGATATGAATAAATCACCCCTTTCATGGTTAGATTCTTTAGTGTCTAGTCTTGTACAGAAAATGCGAGAGGCTGAAATCCAGCATCACACGACTAAAGAACTATATGGATCCAAGGAGATGGAATTGGCTGAATTGAAGGAAAAAATGCATTATCTAGACACACTTCGTcttgagaatgaaaatgaaatccTTGTTTTGAAGGAAAGCTTATATCAGGCTGAGGAAGCTCTTGTTGTTGCTCGTTCTGAATTACATAAGAAAGCAAATGAACTTGAGCATTCAGAACAGCGAGTGTCCTCCGTCCGTGAGAAACTTAGCATAGCTGTTACCAAGGGGAAAGGTCTGGTTGTACAGCGAGATGGTCTCAAGCAGTCCTTAGCCGAGACATCCAGTGAATTGGAGAGATGCTTGCAAGAGTTACAGTTGAAAGATACTAGACTTCATGAGGTTGAAACAAAACTTAAGACATATGAAGAGGCTGGTGAACGTGTGGAAGCTCTGGAATCTGAGCTTTCTTATATACGGAATTCATCTAATGCTTTGAGAGAGTCATTCCTCCTTAAAGATTCAATGCTTCAGAGGATAGAAGAGATATTGGAAGACTTAGATCTCCCAGAGCAGTTTCATTCAAGGGATACAATTGAGAAGATTGATTGGTTGGCTAGTTCAGTTTCTGgaaactcattggcaatgaATGATTGGGAACAGAAAGATGGTGTGGCAGTAGGCTCATACTCTGATGCTGGTTATGTAGCCAGAGATTCGTGGAAAGATGACAGTCAGCTACAACCAGATTCAgatgattttagaatgaaatttgagGAGTTGCAGAGTAAGTATTATGGGTTGGCTGAGCAAAATGAAATGCTGGAGCAGTCATTGATGGAAAGAAACAGCTTACTTCGGAGATGGGAAGAGCTTGTAAATAGTGTTGAAATGCCTTCACATTTGCAGTCTATGGAGACAGAGGATAAGATTGAATGTATATGTGCAGCACTTACTGAGGCTAATCATCATATAGACGCTCTGCAACTGAAGATCGAAAAATATGATAGTTATTGTGGAATGCTAAATACTGATCTGGAAGAGTCTCAACGGATGGTGTCTGCTTTTCAAGAAGACCTTAGTGCTCTCACATCCGAGAGAGTGAACCTTTCTGAAAAAGTAGAGTCTTTGCTCCTTGAGAATGAGAGACTATCATTGCAGAAAAGGGAGGCTGAACTTGAGAAAGAAAAGCTGATTAAGGAAATGACTATTGTGAAGGACGAGTTGGAACACAAAACTGCAATTAAAGAGCAACTTTTCACTACTGATGGCAAGATCAGAAAGTTGCAGGACTTGGTTGTTAATACCTTGTCAGAATCTGATACACAAAATATGGGGTTTGGTGATGCAAATATTGATTCCTTGGAAGAATTGCTGGGAAAGCTCATAGAAAAGCTGAAGATGGAACAGAAACTGTCCGCATCGGCAAGAGAAACTGAACTTGAGAATGGAAGGCTGCTTATAGAAATAACTGGTTTGAAGGACAAATTGGAACACAAAACTGCAATTGAAGAACAGATTTTCACTATTGATGGCAAGATCAGAAAGTTGCAAGTCTTGGTTGGTGATGCCTTGTCAGAATCTGATACACAAAATATGGTGTTTGGTGATGCAAATATTGATTCCTTGGAAGAGTTGCTGCGAAAGCTCATAGAAAAGCTGAAGATGGAACAGAAACTGTCTGCATTGACCAGAGAAACTGAACTTGAGAACGAAATGCTGCTTAATGAAATAACTAGTTTGAAGGACAAATTGGAAAACAAAACTGcaattgaagaacaaattttCACTGTTGATGGCAAGATAAGAAAGTTGCAAGACTTGGTTGGTGATGCCTTGTCAGAATCTGATTCACAAAATATTGTGTCTGATAATGCACCTATTGATTCCTTAGAAGAATTGCTAGGAAAGCTCATAGAAAAGCTGAACATGGAACGGAAGCTATCTGTATTGACTAGAGAAACTGAACTTGAGAATGAAAAGCTGCTTAAGGAAATAACTAGTTTGAAGGACAAATTGGAACACAAAACTGcaattgaagaacaaattttCACCCTTGATGGCAAGATCAGAAAGTTGCAAGACTTGGTTGGTGATGCCTTGTCAAAGTCTGATTCACAAAATATGGTGTCTGGTAATGAACCTATTGATTCCTTAGAAGAATTGCTAGGAAAGCTCATAGAAAATCTGAAAACAGAACAGAAGCTATCTGCACATACAAGAGAAACTGAACTTGAGAATGAAAAGCTACTTAATGAAATAGCTAATTTAATGGATAAATTGGAACAGAAAGCTGTCATTGAAGAACAGATTTTCATCATTGATGATAAGATCAGAAAATTGCATGATTTAGTTTGCGATGCCTTGCCAGGATCTGAAACAGAAAATCTGGTTTCTGGTAGTGAAAAGATTGATTCCTTGGAGGAATTGCTGAGAAAGCTTTTACAAAATCATGCAAATCTTTTGTCAATGAATCCTGCATATGGGGTTGTAGGTGATGGACTCCGTTCACAAAAGGATGATGGTACACTTTGTGAAGAAAGAAGTATAGATGTGCAGGATAAGGAGGCAAGTATTGATAGATATAAAATAGATCTGGAGAAGTCTTTGAATGAATTGCTGCATGTGAAGGAGGAGAGAGATAGATCTTTGGACAAACAAATATCTTTATCTGGTGAAGTTGAAGCTATGACTAAAAGAATTGAGGGGTTGCAAGGGCTTCTTAATCAGGAGGAGCATAAATCAGCTTCTCTTAGAGAGAAGTTAAATGTTGCAGTTAGGAAAGGGAAGTCATTGGTGCAGCAGCGAGACAGTCTAAAACACACCATTGAAGAGATGTCTGTTCAGATGGAGCACTTGAAATCTGAGATCACCAACCGGGATAATACACTTGCAGAGCATGAACAGAGGTTAGGACAGTTATCAACCTACCCAGATAAGTTAGAAGCTCTTGAATCAGAGAGTTTGCAACTGAagaaacatttggaagaaacagAGCACCATTTGCAGGAGCAAGAATATTCTTTGAAACTGATTTTGAACAAGTTAGGTGAGATTGAGGTTGGTGGTGAAGGTTATATTAGTGATCCAGTGAAGAAGTTGGAACAGGTTGGGAAGCTATGTTCTGATCTGCATAGTACTGTGGCATCTTTAGAACAAGAATCCAGGAAGTCTAAAAGAGCATCAGAACTGCTACTGGCAGAGTTAAACGAGGTTCAAGAGAGGAATGATAGTTTTCAGGAGGAGCTTGCAAAGATGAATGCTGAACTTGTGGATATCAGAAGAGAAAGGGATTCAGCTGAGGCCTCCAAACTGGAAGCGCTTGCACATCTAGAAAAGTTATCATCCTTGCACGAGGCAGGAAAACACAGCCATTTATCTGACATCATGGAATTAAAATCTAATCTGAACCTTGTCTTCAAAAGCTTTGGTGAGGTTCACAATTTACTGACCAATGCATTTATCTTTGATTTGGAATCTTATCGGAAACTGGAGGCTGGTCTTGAGTCATGCATGAAAGTAAACAGTGCTACAAATATGGTGGATTCATCGATCACCAAAGAACACTGGGCATCTTCTAATAAG AAGGGCTCTGTGCCTGCACATCCTTGGCAAGATTTTGATGCAATTGATCAGTATGATACTTCAGTTGAAAATCTTCGTCTATTTTGTCATCAACTACAACAGTTCATAACAAAGGTCAGTTCTCTTAAGGAAAAAATAAGCATACACTCAAGTTTGGCACAGGAACTAGACAAAACTCTGTCTAAACTAATGGCAAGTATTCAAAGGGAAATGACTTCCCAAAAAGAGTCATGTGAAACCATGAAGAAAGAACTAAGTGAGCATGATGAGAAACTTGTTGCATTTCGTGGGATCATTGCGTACCTCTATGAAGCATGCAATAACTCTTCCATTGtacttgaaaatgaaaaagccGAACTGTCTGGGACGAAGGTTGAATCTTCAGATCTAGGGATGAGCTTGGAAACTCCTTTATTTGATGATGACATATCTGAGGAATATATTAAAACCATGGCAGATAGATTGCTGTTGACTGTGAAAGGGTTTACTAGTATAAAAGCTGAATTTTTAGAtgctaataaaaaagaaatgaagtCTACTATAGCAAATTTGCAGAGAGAGCTTCAGGAGAAGGATGTTCAAAGAGATAGGATTTGCTCAGATCTGGTAAAACAGATCAAGGATGCTGAAGCTGCTGCGACCAGTTACTCTCAAGATCTTGAAGCTTTTAAGATTCAAGAACATAATTTAAAGAAAGAGGTGGAAGCAATTGAGGCAGAAAGGAAGATACTCGAACAGAAAGTGAATGAACTACAGGATAGGCAAGAAACCACTGCTGAATTAGAGGATAAAATGCGATCTCAGACTACTTTACTGGCAGCCAAAGACCAAG AAATTGAAGCACTAATGCATGCCCTTGATGAGGAAGAAACACAAATGGAAGAATTGACAAATAAGATTGTTGATCTTGAAAAGGTTGTTGAACAAAAAAATCAAGAGATTGAGAACCTTGAATTTTCTCGTGGTAAGGTTATGAAAAAGCTTTCCATAACTGTCAGCAAGTTTGATGAGCTTCACCACCTTTCGGCAAATCTCCTTTCTGAAGTTGAAAAGCTCCAATCCCAGTTGCAAGAAAGAGATACTGAAATTTCATTCTTGAGACAGGAGGTTACCAGATGCACTAATGATGTTCTTCTTGCATCACAAATGAGCAATCAGAGAAGCTCTGACGAGATCTTTGAGTTCTTGACATGGGTTGATATGGTTGTGTCTCATGATGGAGCGCATGATATACATCCTGATATGAAGAGCAACAGTCAGGTTCATGAATGCAAAGAAATACTTCAGAAGAAGCTTATGTCTTTATTGTCAGAATTGGAAAATCTAAGGGAAGTTGTAGAAAGCAAGGATGCGATGTTGCAAGTAGAAAGGAGTAAGGTAGAAGAATTGAATCACAAAACAGAAACTCTTGAGACGTCCTTACACCAGAAAGAACTGCAATTGAATTTGCTTGAAGGCGTGGAAGAAACTTCAAAGGGAGCTGGCACAAGCTCAGAGATTGTGGAGGTAGAACCAGTG ATGAACCGTTGGTCACCATCAGGTGCTTTTGTAGCACCTCAAGTACGTAGTTTGCGCAAAGGCAACAGTGATCATATTGCCATTGCTGTGGATGAAAACCCTGGTGGTACTAGTAGGATAGAAGAAGAGGATGACAAAG TTCATGGTTTTAAATCCCTCACTTCATCCAAGATTGTCCCAAGATTTACTAGACCATTGACCGACTTGATTGATGGCTTATG GGTTTCTTGTGATCGGACTCTGATGAGACAACCTGTCTTACGGCTAGGAATTATATTGTATTGGGCCATAATGCACGCACTACTTGCCTTTTTTGTAGTTTAA